One part of the Procambarus clarkii isolate CNS0578487 chromosome 41, FALCON_Pclarkii_2.0, whole genome shotgun sequence genome encodes these proteins:
- the LOC123761165 gene encoding cuticle protein 18.6-like, translating into MDVIDLVIHSLDYHTVKNPVGYKDKELGCEDKELAYEDKVPGYEDKELGYEDKVPGYEDKVPGYEDKELAYEDKVPGYEDKELGYEDKVPGYEDKVPGYQQVAAILLTVGVTLAFPSDPYGQPVYKSEPIPYNYAYGVKDDYAGTDFGHNENSDGSTAKGSYNVALPDGRIQTVSYVADHYNGYQAQVSYKGEAQYPHEYGPPVTFKPQYQPSYQPSYQPQPSYQ; encoded by the exons ATGGACGTCATAGACCTAGTCATTCATTCTCTCGATTACCACACCGTAAAAAATCCAGT gggatacaaggacaaggagctggggtgtgaggacaaggagctggcgtATGAGGACAAAGTcccggggtatgaggacaaggagctggggtatgaggacaaggtcccggggtatgaggacaaggtcccggggtatgaggacaaggagctggcgtATGAGGACAAAGTcccggggtatgaggacaaggagctggggtatgaggacaaggtcccggggtatgaggacaaggtcccggg ATATCAGCAGGTGGCCGCGATCTTGTTGACAGTGGGAGTGACTTTGGCCTTTCCATCAGATCCCTACGGACAGCCTGTCTACAAGTCG GAACCCATCCCATACAACTATGCCTACGGTGTCAAGGACGACTACGCTGGCACTGACTTCGGCCACAACGAGAACTCCGACGGGTCCACGGCGAAGGGCTCTTACAATGTTGCTCTCCCTGACGGCCGCATACAAACA GTGAGCTACGTGGCTGACCACTACAACGGGTACCAGGCCCAGGTGAGCTACAAGGGCGAGGCCCAGTACCCACATGAGTACGGTCCACCTGTCACCTTCAAGCCCCAGTACCAGCCTTCCTACCAGCCCTCATACCAGCCTCAACCCTCATACCAATAA